From the genome of Pseudomonas sp. TMP9, one region includes:
- the murI gene encoding glutamate racemase, with the protein MPSSASSDAPIGVFDSGVGGLSVLREIRALLPNESLLYVADSGHVPYGDKSPEFIRERCRVLAEFLLSQGAKALVLACNTATVAGVAELRERYPQLPIIGMEPAVKPAAAATKAGVVGVLATTGTLKSAKFAALLDRFACDVRVITQPCPGLVERIEAGELESAATRALLQGFVAPLLAEGCDTLILGCTHYPFIKPLLRTLLPASISVIDTGAAVARHVQRMLSAQGVLASGPAQPAQFWSSAEPQAMQHVLPLLWGKAAEVLPLP; encoded by the coding sequence ATGCCCAGTAGTGCATCAAGCGACGCGCCAATTGGAGTATTCGATTCCGGCGTCGGCGGCTTGTCGGTCTTACGTGAGATTCGCGCGCTGCTGCCCAACGAGTCGCTGTTGTATGTCGCCGACAGCGGTCATGTGCCCTATGGCGATAAAAGCCCGGAGTTTATACGCGAGCGCTGCCGGGTATTGGCTGAGTTTCTTTTAAGCCAAGGCGCTAAAGCGCTGGTGCTGGCCTGTAATACCGCAACGGTGGCCGGCGTTGCCGAGTTGCGTGAGCGTTACCCGCAATTGCCGATTATCGGCATGGAACCGGCCGTAAAACCGGCCGCTGCAGCAACCAAAGCCGGTGTAGTGGGTGTGCTGGCCACCACGGGCACTCTGAAAAGTGCCAAGTTCGCCGCCTTGCTTGACCGCTTCGCCTGTGACGTGCGGGTGATTACCCAGCCTTGTCCGGGGTTGGTTGAGCGCATTGAAGCCGGCGAGCTAGAGAGCGCCGCCACTCGTGCGTTACTGCAGGGTTTTGTTGCGCCGCTTCTGGCTGAAGGCTGCGACACATTGATTCTGGGCTGCACCCATTACCCGTTTATCAAGCCGCTGTTGCGCACGCTGCTACCCGCTTCGATCAGCGTAATCGACACGGGCGCCGCCGTGGCGCGGCACGTGCAGCGCATGTTGAGCGCGCAGGGTGTGCTCGCCAGCGGTCCGGCCCAACCGGCGCAATTTTGGTCCAGCGCTGAGCCGCAGGCCATGCAACACGTTTTGCCTCTGCTCTGGGGCAAGGCTGCTGAGGTGTTGCCGCTGCCGTAA
- a CDS encoding DUF1365 domain-containing protein: MNSALYSGWVQHRRFAPRGHNFRYRMGLLYLDLSEQEQVLALSPLAGRGRFAPFAFRETDYLPQFTSAGIALIDAVRRRVAEAIGHTPLGRICLLTQPRSWGLAFNPASFFYCHEADGQLAAILCEVSNTPFHERYHYVLPADGEGHQHVAVAKAFHVSPFLPRDLEYRMSFSPAGERLGIHMADWQADTKLFDATLTLQRNELNRASLHRHLIQFPWMTGKTVVGIYWQALRLLIKRIPLFTHRAAEGEFRAARSVSKEVPDEKL, encoded by the coding sequence ATGAACAGCGCCTTGTACAGCGGCTGGGTGCAGCACCGGCGTTTTGCGCCGCGTGGGCACAACTTTCGTTATCGCATGGGCTTGCTGTACCTCGACCTTAGCGAGCAAGAGCAAGTATTGGCGTTGTCGCCGCTGGCCGGGCGCGGGCGTTTTGCCCCGTTCGCCTTTCGCGAAACCGATTACCTGCCGCAGTTTACGAGTGCGGGTATCGCGTTGATCGACGCGGTGCGCCGACGTGTAGCTGAAGCTATCGGGCACACGCCTTTGGGCCGCATCTGCCTGCTGACCCAGCCGCGCAGCTGGGGTTTGGCGTTTAACCCGGCGAGTTTCTTTTATTGCCATGAGGCTGACGGGCAGCTGGCGGCCATACTGTGTGAAGTCAGCAACACGCCATTCCATGAGCGTTACCACTATGTGCTGCCCGCCGACGGTGAAGGCCATCAGCATGTGGCGGTGGCCAAGGCTTTTCACGTCTCGCCTTTTTTGCCGCGTGACTTGGAATACCGCATGAGCTTTAGCCCGGCTGGCGAGCGCTTGGGTATTCATATGGCTGACTGGCAGGCCGATACAAAACTCTTCGATGCCACCCTAACCCTGCAACGCAACGAGTTAAACCGCGCGAGCCTGCACCGTCACCTGATTCAATTTCCGTGGATGACCGGTAAAACGGTCGTCGGCATTTATTGGCAGGCGTTGCGCCTGCTGATCAAACGTATCCCCCTGTTCACCCATCGGGCCGCTGAAGGTGAGTTCCGCGCTGCCCGCTCCGTATCAAAGGAAGTCCCCGATGAAAAGCTCTAG
- a CDS encoding YkgJ family cysteine cluster protein, producing MSQHIPLTELPSEPAVSCSNCAACCCQLEVMLITDTGVPRRFIDTDDWGGEVMLRLDDGWCAALDRNTMRCTIYEVRPLICREFETASPECLDERKGMASIYR from the coding sequence ATGAGCCAACACATCCCACTAACCGAACTGCCAAGCGAGCCTGCAGTGAGCTGCAGCAACTGCGCAGCTTGCTGCTGCCAGTTGGAAGTTATGTTGATCACAGACACCGGCGTGCCGCGGCGCTTCATCGACACTGATGATTGGGGCGGCGAAGTCATGTTGCGCTTGGATGACGGCTGGTGCGCGGCCCTAGACCGCAACACCATGCGCTGCACCATCTACGAGGTGCGTCCGCTGATCTGCCGCGAGTTCGAAACCGCCTCCCCCGAATGCCTGGATGAGCGCAAGGGCATGGCCAGCATCTACCGCTAA
- a CDS encoding molybdopterin-synthase adenylyltransferase MoeB translates to MLSDEELLRYSRQILLQQIDIEGQLRLKHSRALIVGLGGLGSPVALYLAAAGVGELHLADFDTVDATNLQRQIIHDTASIGLSKVDSASKRLMALNPQLRLHAHRQALDSDSLAAAVAAVDLVLDCSDNFSTREAVNAACVAANVPLVSGAAIRLEGQLCVFDPRRADSPCYHCMYGHGSEAELTCSEAGVAGPLVGLVGSLQALEALKLLVPFGEPMVGRLLLIDAFGSRFRELRVKRDPGCSVCGSHAQ, encoded by the coding sequence ATGTTGAGTGACGAGGAATTGCTGCGATACAGCCGGCAGATACTCCTGCAACAAATCGATATTGAAGGCCAGCTACGGCTCAAGCACAGCCGTGCATTGATCGTCGGCCTCGGCGGCCTCGGTTCACCGGTGGCGCTGTATTTGGCGGCGGCTGGGGTGGGCGAATTGCACCTGGCTGACTTCGATACGGTGGATGCTACTAACCTGCAGCGGCAGATCATCCATGACACCGCGAGCATTGGCCTGAGCAAAGTCGATTCGGCGAGCAAACGCTTAATGGCGCTCAATCCGCAGCTGCGTCTACATGCGCATCGCCAAGCCCTCGACAGTGACTCTTTGGCTGCTGCCGTGGCGGCGGTGGATCTGGTGCTGGATTGCTCGGATAACTTCAGCACCCGCGAGGCGGTAAATGCCGCGTGCGTGGCGGCCAACGTGCCGCTGGTCAGTGGCGCGGCGATTCGCTTGGAAGGTCAGCTTTGCGTGTTCGACCCGCGCCGCGCTGACAGCCCCTGTTACCACTGCATGTATGGTCACGGCAGTGAGGCCGAGCTGACCTGCAGTGAAGCAGGCGTGGCCGGTCCCTTAGTAGGCTTGGTCGGCAGTTTGCAAGCGCTGGAAGCGTTGAAGCTGTTGGTGCCATTTGGTGAGCCGATGGTTGGGCGCTTGCTGCTGATCGACGCTTTCGGCAGCCGTTTTCGTGAGCTGCGGGTTAAGCGCGATCCGGGTTGCAGCGTGTGCGGCAGCCATGCCCAGTAG
- a CDS encoding DUF2878 domain-containing protein, with amino-acid sequence MAKLIVNTLLFQLGWFACVFGGDSLWLLIVAAVVAVHLFWTSSWAAEGKLLVTVFIAGSALDSFLLNLGVFDFGEPRTLIPLWLASLWLLMATTLNHCLAWTAQPWWRGSVLGAIGAPLSYYGGAQIAGVGLPYGTWQSLLLIGAIWALVMPVLHAFAKLYRSQYEQSLRIRQQT; translated from the coding sequence ATGGCTAAGTTAATCGTCAACACCCTATTGTTTCAGCTCGGCTGGTTTGCCTGCGTATTTGGCGGCGACAGCTTGTGGCTGCTAATCGTCGCTGCCGTGGTCGCGGTGCATCTGTTCTGGACCAGCAGTTGGGCGGCCGAAGGTAAATTACTGGTGACTGTTTTTATCGCCGGCAGTGCACTGGACAGCTTCCTGCTGAACCTTGGCGTATTTGATTTTGGCGAGCCGCGCACCTTGATTCCGCTGTGGCTGGCCAGCCTGTGGTTGCTGATGGCCACCACACTTAATCATTGCCTAGCGTGGACGGCACAACCCTGGTGGCGTGGCAGCGTGCTGGGCGCCATCGGCGCGCCGCTGTCGTATTACGGCGGCGCACAAATCGCCGGGGTCGGTTTGCCTTATGGCACCTGGCAAAGCCTGCTGCTGATTGGCGCGATCTGGGCGCTGGTCATGCCTGTGCTGCACGCATTCGCCAAACTCTATCGCAGCCAGTACGAACAGAGCCTGCGCATACGCCAGCAAACGTAG
- a CDS encoding nuclear transport factor 2 family protein, with translation MSNFLRQFAQDFAGLNKDNLDRLGKLYSDDALFCDPLHEVRGLVNMQRYFAEMYANVNELRFDFYGFDQVREGEGYLRWTMSYRHPRLAGGQLIRVEGCSHLLWHDKVYRHRDYFDAGSLLYEHLPLLGSAIRWLKRRLA, from the coding sequence ATGAGCAACTTCTTGCGGCAGTTCGCTCAGGACTTTGCCGGGCTGAACAAGGATAATCTGGATCGCTTAGGCAAGCTTTATAGCGACGACGCGCTGTTCTGCGACCCCCTGCATGAGGTGCGTGGGCTGGTAAACATGCAGCGTTATTTCGCTGAGATGTACGCCAACGTCAATGAATTGCGCTTTGATTTTTATGGGTTTGACCAAGTGCGCGAAGGCGAAGGTTACTTGCGCTGGACCATGAGTTATCGCCATCCGCGCTTGGCCGGCGGTCAGCTAATACGCGTGGAGGGTTGTTCGCACCTCCTGTGGCACGACAAGGTCTATCGGCATCGTGATTATTTCGACGCCGGCAGCTTGCTCTATGAGCATCTGCCGTTACTCGGCTCGGCAATTCGCTGGCTGAAAAGGAGGTTGGCATGA
- a CDS encoding FAD-dependent oxidoreductase, whose protein sequence is MKIAIIGSGIAGLTSAYLLNRRHDISVFEAGEWIGGHTHTVDVQVDGQSYAVDTGFIVFNNWTYPNFISLLGQLGVGFKDTEMSFSVSDPVSGVEYNGHNLNSLFAQRSNLISPKFLGMVRDILRFNREALNDLNQQRIASDMTLGDYLKAKAYSERFIEHYIVPMGAAIWSMSLNDMLGFPLQFFVRFFKNHGLLSVSDRPQWCVVEGGSSSYIAPLTETFKQRIRLNCPVNRVERDAEGVTVHSAAGSERFDKVVFACHSDQALAMLAEPSRIEKEILGALPYADNDVVLHTDIRLLPKRPLAWASWNYRLGGPADQPAAVTYDMNILQGIQSNSTFCVSLNQTAAIDPSKILARYTYAHPQYSLAGTQAQARWEELLGAHHSYFCGAYWANGFHEDGVVSALRVAREFGESL, encoded by the coding sequence ATGAAGATCGCCATTATCGGCAGTGGCATTGCCGGTTTGACCAGCGCTTACCTGCTCAACCGTCGTCACGACATTAGCGTGTTCGAGGCTGGCGAGTGGATTGGCGGGCATACCCACACGGTCGATGTGCAGGTTGATGGCCAGTCGTACGCCGTGGACACCGGTTTTATTGTGTTTAATAACTGGACCTACCCGAATTTTATCAGCCTGCTCGGCCAACTTGGAGTCGGTTTTAAAGACACCGAGATGAGCTTCTCGGTCAGCGACCCGGTCAGTGGCGTGGAATACAACGGGCACAACCTCAACAGCTTGTTCGCCCAGCGCAGCAATCTGATTTCACCAAAATTTCTAGGCATGGTCCGCGATATTCTGCGTTTTAACCGCGAAGCGCTGAATGACCTTAATCAGCAGCGCATCGCCAGCGACATGACCCTAGGCGATTACCTCAAAGCCAAGGCTTACAGCGAGCGGTTTATCGAGCATTACATCGTGCCCATGGGCGCGGCCATCTGGTCGATGTCACTGAATGACATGCTCGGTTTTCCGCTGCAATTTTTTGTGCGTTTCTTTAAGAACCACGGCCTGCTCTCCGTCAGTGACCGCCCGCAGTGGTGCGTGGTCGAGGGCGGCTCCAGCAGCTACATCGCGCCGCTGACCGAAACCTTCAAGCAGCGCATTCGTCTCAATTGCCCGGTTAACCGAGTGGAGCGCGATGCCGAAGGCGTCACGGTGCACAGCGCCGCCGGCAGCGAACGCTTCGATAAAGTGGTGTTCGCCTGCCACAGCGATCAAGCCCTGGCGATGCTGGCCGAACCCTCACGCATTGAGAAGGAAATCCTCGGCGCCCTGCCCTATGCCGATAACGATGTGGTGCTGCACACCGACATCCGTTTGCTGCCGAAGCGGCCACTGGCGTGGGCCAGTTGGAACTATCGTTTGGGCGGGCCAGCGGATCAGCCGGCGGCCGTCACCTATGACATGAATATCCTGCAGGGCATCCAGAGCAACAGCACTTTTTGCGTCAGCCTGAACCAGACAGCCGCCATCGACCCGAGCAAAATTCTCGCCCGTTACACCTATGCGCACCCGCAATACAGCTTGGCGGGCACGCAGGCGCAAGCACGTTGGGAAGAACTATTGGGCGCTCACCACAGTTATTTTTGCGGTGCGTATTGGGCCAACGGCTTCCATGAAGATGGCGTGGTCAGTGCGCTGCGTGTAGCCCGCGAGTTTGGTGAGTCGTTGTGA
- a CDS encoding acyloxyacyl hydrolase produces MRKSITLAALAALAWGQVAAVQAMDVSVAVGQTGDSTMTYRLGTQFDFQQSWFASDVGRLTGYWDAAYTFWDGDKTASNHSVSLSPVLVYEFAGERFKPYVEAGIGIAAFSSTELESNDLGSSFQFEDRIGFGVRFAGQEVGVRALHYSNAGLKKPNDGVESYALHYHMSF; encoded by the coding sequence ATGAGAAAAAGCATAACCCTTGCGGCACTGGCAGCGTTGGCATGGGGGCAAGTTGCTGCCGTTCAGGCGATGGACGTGAGTGTTGCCGTCGGGCAAACCGGCGACTCAACCATGACTTACCGTCTGGGTACGCAGTTTGATTTCCAGCAGAGTTGGTTTGCCAGTGATGTCGGTCGCCTGACCGGCTACTGGGATGCGGCCTACACCTTCTGGGATGGCGATAAGACCGCCAGCAACCACAGCGTGTCGTTGAGCCCCGTCTTGGTTTACGAGTTTGCCGGCGAGCGCTTTAAGCCTTATGTCGAAGCTGGGATTGGCATTGCGGCCTTTAGCAGCACTGAGCTTGAAAGCAATGACCTGGGTTCATCTTTCCAGTTTGAAGACCGCATCGGTTTTGGTGTGCGCTTCGCCGGGCAGGAAGTCGGCGTGCGTGCGCTGCATTACTCGAATGCTGGGCTTAAAAAGCCTAATGACGGGGTTGAGAGCTATGCCCTGCATTACCACATGAGTTTTTAG
- a CDS encoding cyclopropane-fatty-acyl-phospholipid synthase family protein, giving the protein MKSSSLTSAKHVVRAGSGIGANLLRRAVLRQLKQLRHGHLVIIEGEERMEFGDPHSNLCAEIHVQDGAIWGLVAGNGSIGSGEAYIHGYWTSPDLTAVVRVFVSNLDVLDAMESGLAKLGRPLIQSLHWLNRNTRKGSRKNISAHYDLGNDLFEQFLDPSMMYSAAMFRSPDDNLEQAQQNKLERICQKLALKPSDHLLEIGTGWGSMAIYAATHYGCKVTTTTLSREQFAYTENRIKTLGLQEQVTLLLEDYRDLTGHYDKLVSIEMIEAVGHRFLPTYFAQCANLLKPDGLMLLQAITIRDQRYEQAKSAVDFIQRYIFPGGALPSVNKMLEIITAKTDMNLHHMEDFGLHYARTLRIWHDNLRHARHKLEQQGYDDYFFRLWEFYLCYCEGGFIERTIGTAQLLLAKPSARPAPLLGNLDG; this is encoded by the coding sequence ATGAAAAGCTCTAGCCTGACCTCCGCCAAACACGTCGTGCGCGCCGGCAGCGGCATCGGTGCCAACCTGTTGCGCCGCGCAGTGTTGCGTCAGCTCAAGCAGTTGCGCCATGGCCACTTGGTGATTATTGAGGGTGAAGAGCGCATGGAGTTCGGTGACCCGCATTCCAACCTCTGCGCGGAGATTCATGTACAAGATGGCGCGATCTGGGGCTTGGTAGCGGGCAACGGCTCGATCGGTTCAGGCGAAGCCTATATCCACGGTTACTGGACCTCACCGGACCTGACCGCCGTGGTTCGCGTATTCGTCAGCAACCTTGATGTGCTCGACGCGATGGAAAGCGGCCTGGCCAAGCTTGGCCGCCCACTGATCCAGAGCTTGCACTGGCTCAACCGAAATACCCGTAAGGGCTCGCGCAAAAACATCTCGGCCCACTACGACTTGGGCAATGACCTGTTCGAGCAGTTTCTTGATCCCAGCATGATGTATTCAGCCGCCATGTTCCGCAGCCCCGATGACAACTTGGAACAGGCGCAGCAGAACAAACTTGAACGCATTTGCCAGAAGCTGGCGCTTAAACCCAGTGATCATTTACTGGAAATTGGCACCGGCTGGGGCAGCATGGCGATCTACGCAGCCACCCACTACGGCTGCAAAGTCACCACCACCACGTTGTCGCGCGAGCAGTTCGCCTACACCGAAAACCGGATCAAAACGCTGGGCCTGCAAGAGCAGGTCACCCTGCTGCTGGAGGATTACCGCGACTTGACTGGCCACTATGACAAGCTGGTATCCATCGAAATGATTGAGGCGGTGGGTCACCGCTTCCTGCCCACCTACTTTGCACAATGCGCCAACCTGCTCAAGCCCGACGGCCTGATGCTGCTGCAAGCCATCACCATTCGCGATCAACGCTATGAGCAAGCGAAAAGTGCCGTCGACTTTATCCAGCGCTACATCTTCCCCGGTGGCGCACTGCCCTCGGTCAACAAGATGCTGGAGATCATTACCGCCAAGACCGACATGAACCTGCACCACATGGAAGATTTCGGCCTGCACTACGCGCGCACGCTGCGTATTTGGCACGACAACCTGCGCCATGCGCGGCACAAGCTGGAGCAGCAGGGTTACGACGATTATTTCTTCCGCTTGTGGGAGTTTTACCTGTGCTACTGCGAGGGTGGCTTTATCGAACGCACCATCGGCACCGCGCAACTGCTGCTGGCCAAACCTTCGGCCCGTCCAGCACCTTTATTAGGCAACCTCGATGGCTAA
- a CDS encoding SDR family NAD(P)-dependent oxidoreductase codes for MNARRIWLTGASSGIGAALAEQLLLQGHRLALSARTIEPMQALAKRYPQQVLVVAGDLSEATQVQAIGEHIAQVWGALDCVILNAGTCEYVDVSHFEAAMVERVVRANLFSASYCIEAALPLLRLGQRPHLVGVGSSVTFLPLPRAEAYGASKAAMRYLMETLRIDLRAENIAVTLVSPGFVDTPLTQKNDFPMPMRWQVDKAARHIAERLAAQPFEIAFPGPFIAILKLLGHLPKRLQVAIGARMARTEAKTKDTP; via the coding sequence ATGAACGCACGACGTATCTGGCTTACCGGTGCCAGCAGTGGCATCGGCGCGGCACTGGCTGAACAGTTGCTGTTGCAAGGTCATCGCTTAGCGCTTAGCGCACGTACCATTGAGCCCATGCAGGCGCTGGCCAAACGTTACCCACAGCAGGTCTTGGTCGTCGCTGGCGACCTCAGCGAGGCCACGCAAGTGCAGGCTATCGGCGAGCATATCGCCCAAGTCTGGGGCGCCCTGGATTGCGTAATCCTCAATGCTGGCACGTGCGAATACGTCGACGTTAGCCACTTCGAAGCGGCGATGGTTGAGCGGGTTGTGCGCGCCAACCTGTTCTCCGCCAGTTATTGCATTGAAGCGGCTCTGCCTTTGCTGCGTTTAGGTCAGCGTCCACATTTGGTCGGCGTGGGCAGCTCGGTGACGTTTCTGCCGCTGCCTCGGGCTGAAGCTTACGGTGCATCCAAGGCGGCCATGCGCTACCTAATGGAAACGCTGCGCATTGACCTACGTGCTGAGAACATTGCCGTGACCTTGGTCAGCCCGGGATTTGTTGACACCCCGCTGACGCAAAAAAACGACTTCCCCATGCCGATGCGCTGGCAGGTGGATAAAGCCGCCCGCCATATCGCCGAGCGCTTGGCCGCGCAACCCTTTGAAATTGCCTTCCCCGGCCCTTTTATTGCCATTCTCAAGCTGCTTGGGCATCTGCCCAAACGCCTGCAAGTGGCCATTGGCGCCCGCATGGCCCGCACAGAAGCAAAGACTAAGGACACCCCATGA